Proteins from one Corallococcus exiguus genomic window:
- a CDS encoding NAD(P)/FAD-dependent oxidoreductase produces MGADGKKEGLCVDAPPRKRVLILGGGFAGMYAALHLERQLGKRDDVEVTLVSRDNFFLFTPMLHEVAASDLNATAIVISLRKLLPRMTFVEGDVSGLDLEAKRVRVAHGGLDGHSHTLEYDYLVLAMGSETNFFGKPGPRDYTLTMKTLGDAMLLRNCLVDRLEEADADCVTTGARNAIVTFVVVGGGFAGVETAGAINDFIHGALPFYPNIQPANVRVMLVHGGKEVLPELGEDLGAYARKKLIEHGVEVRTGVHVRDVTEAGVELPDGTVVPTKTVVWTAGVTPPSLLCTLPGEKERGRLKVNERMEVPGFPGVWALGDCASVPDVTNGGKPCPPTAQHALRQGVTVARNVSAALKGQPGKPFRYRMLGQLATIGQRSGVARILGLKFSGTFAWVLWRTVYLFKLPKLETKVRVAMGWTLDLFFRKDVVQVIGPRELDQLTLPALPLNSRQQVRQVQALHPRTQH; encoded by the coding sequence ATGGGGGCGGACGGAAAGAAGGAAGGGCTCTGCGTGGACGCGCCGCCGCGCAAGCGGGTGCTCATCCTGGGGGGCGGCTTCGCGGGGATGTACGCGGCGCTGCACCTGGAGCGGCAGCTGGGGAAGCGGGACGACGTGGAGGTGACGCTCGTCAGCCGCGACAACTTCTTCCTCTTCACGCCCATGCTCCACGAAGTGGCGGCGAGCGACCTGAACGCGACCGCCATCGTCATCTCGCTGCGCAAGCTGCTCCCGCGCATGACGTTCGTGGAGGGCGACGTCAGCGGGCTGGACCTGGAGGCGAAGCGGGTCAGGGTGGCGCACGGCGGGCTGGACGGACACAGCCACACGCTGGAGTACGACTACCTGGTGCTGGCCATGGGCTCGGAGACGAACTTCTTCGGCAAGCCGGGCCCGCGCGACTACACGCTGACCATGAAGACGCTGGGCGACGCGATGCTCCTGCGCAACTGCCTGGTCGACCGGTTGGAGGAAGCGGACGCGGACTGCGTCACCACGGGTGCGCGCAACGCCATTGTCACCTTCGTGGTGGTGGGCGGCGGCTTCGCGGGCGTGGAGACGGCGGGCGCCATCAACGACTTCATCCACGGCGCGCTGCCCTTCTATCCCAACATCCAGCCCGCCAACGTGCGCGTGATGCTGGTGCACGGCGGCAAGGAGGTGCTGCCGGAGCTGGGCGAGGACCTGGGTGCGTACGCGCGCAAGAAGCTCATCGAGCACGGCGTGGAGGTGCGCACCGGCGTCCACGTGAGGGACGTGACGGAGGCGGGCGTGGAGCTGCCGGACGGCACGGTGGTGCCCACCAAGACGGTCGTGTGGACCGCGGGCGTCACGCCGCCGTCCCTGCTGTGCACGCTGCCAGGCGAGAAGGAGCGCGGGCGGCTCAAGGTGAACGAGCGCATGGAGGTGCCCGGCTTCCCAGGCGTGTGGGCGCTGGGCGACTGCGCGTCGGTGCCGGACGTCACCAACGGAGGCAAGCCCTGCCCGCCCACTGCGCAGCACGCGCTCCGCCAGGGCGTGACGGTGGCGCGCAACGTGAGCGCGGCGCTGAAGGGTCAGCCGGGGAAGCCGTTCCGCTACCGGATGCTGGGGCAGCTGGCCACGATTGGCCAGCGCTCGGGCGTGGCGCGCATCCTGGGGCTGAAGTTCTCCGGCACCTTCGCGTGGGTGCTCTGGCGCACCGTCTACCTGTTCAAGCTGCCGAAGCTGGAGACGAAGGTGCGCGTGGCCATGGGCTGGACGCTGGACCTGTTCTTCCGCAAGGACGTGGTGCAGGTCATCGGTCCGCGTGAGTTGGATCAGCTCACGCTGCCGGCCCTGCCGCTCAACAGCCGCCAGCAGGTGCGCCAGGTGCAGGCGCTCCACCCGCGCACGCAGCACTGA
- a CDS encoding rhomboid family intramembrane serine protease has translation MIPISDDNPTLRTPVMTYLLLAALGLTWVFFQGAGFNVVALATSICELGMVPGELTGRAPLGQAVPLGDGLACVVDNEAINRLTPLTSMFLHGGWGHLLGNVLFFWVFGNNIEDSMGRLRFLVFYLVCGLVAAAAHVAVDPTSPVPTVGASGAIAGVLGAYLVLYPRVRVNMLFIIFILIRVFPIPAWAVLVWWFVLQVITGLPQLMTLRPEVSGGVAVWAHIGGFVAGMVLIKLFENPRYTSQRTTWRHRMHPNHP, from the coding sequence ATGATTCCCATCAGCGACGACAACCCGACCCTGCGCACCCCGGTGATGACTTACCTGCTGCTCGCGGCCCTGGGGCTCACCTGGGTGTTCTTCCAGGGCGCGGGCTTCAACGTGGTGGCGCTGGCCACCAGCATCTGCGAGCTGGGCATGGTGCCCGGGGAGCTCACCGGCCGCGCGCCGCTGGGGCAGGCGGTGCCGCTGGGGGACGGGCTCGCGTGCGTGGTGGACAACGAGGCCATCAACCGCCTCACGCCGCTCACGTCCATGTTCCTGCACGGCGGCTGGGGGCACCTCTTGGGCAACGTGCTGTTCTTCTGGGTCTTCGGAAACAACATCGAGGACAGCATGGGGCGTTTGCGCTTCCTCGTCTTCTACCTGGTGTGCGGGCTGGTGGCGGCGGCCGCGCACGTGGCGGTGGACCCCACTTCGCCGGTGCCCACGGTGGGAGCGTCTGGCGCCATCGCGGGAGTGCTGGGCGCGTACCTGGTGCTCTACCCGCGCGTGCGCGTGAACATGCTGTTCATCATCTTCATCCTCATCCGCGTCTTCCCCATCCCCGCGTGGGCCGTGCTGGTGTGGTGGTTCGTGCTCCAGGTCATCACCGGCCTGCCGCAGTTGATGACGCTGAGGCCGGAGGTATCCGGTGGCGTCGCCGTCTGGGCGCACATCGGCGGGTTCGTGGCGGGCATGGTGCTGATCAAACTCTTCGAGAACCCCCGCTACACCTCACAGCGCACGACGTGGCGGCACCGGATGCACCCGAACCACCCCTAG
- the rnz gene encoding ribonuclease Z, with product MSLLRLTFLGTSAAQPTLHRGLSGLAVKADADLLLFDCGEGTQRQMVRFGTGFTVDAAFFTHFHADHYLGIIGFLRTLGMMGRTEPMHLYGPPPARRLLHQAVHLGLESLAFPVEIHELKDGDSVRRNGYTVHAVGVDHRIHALGYVLAEDGRPGRFHLEKARELGVPEGPSFGKLQKGESITLPDGRVVKPEDVLGESRSGRRLVISGDTRPCPSLVQAAKDADLLVHESTFSDDEQARALETRHSTAREAAQVAKDAGARRLILTHLSSRHDTDPGRLLTQAREAFKGPVEVAFDGLTVELPLRD from the coding sequence ATGTCCCTACTGAGGCTCACCTTCCTCGGCACCTCCGCCGCACAGCCCACGCTGCATCGCGGCCTCTCCGGTCTGGCGGTGAAGGCGGACGCGGATCTGCTGTTGTTCGACTGCGGCGAGGGCACCCAGCGGCAGATGGTGCGCTTCGGCACGGGCTTCACCGTGGACGCGGCGTTCTTCACGCACTTCCACGCCGACCACTACCTGGGAATCATCGGCTTCCTGCGCACGCTGGGGATGATGGGCCGCACCGAGCCCATGCACCTGTACGGGCCTCCCCCCGCGCGCCGGCTGTTGCATCAGGCCGTGCACCTGGGGCTGGAGTCGCTGGCCTTCCCGGTGGAGATCCACGAACTGAAGGACGGGGACTCGGTGCGCCGCAATGGCTACACCGTGCATGCGGTGGGCGTGGACCACCGCATCCACGCGCTGGGCTACGTGCTGGCGGAGGACGGCCGTCCGGGGCGCTTCCACCTGGAGAAGGCGCGGGAGCTGGGCGTGCCGGAGGGGCCTTCCTTCGGCAAGCTGCAGAAGGGTGAATCCATCACGCTGCCGGACGGGCGCGTGGTGAAGCCGGAGGACGTGCTGGGCGAGTCGCGGTCCGGGCGGCGGCTGGTGATTTCCGGAGACACGCGGCCGTGCCCGTCGCTGGTGCAGGCGGCGAAGGACGCGGACCTGCTGGTGCACGAGTCCACCTTCTCCGACGACGAGCAGGCGCGCGCGCTGGAGACGCGGCACTCCACCGCGCGGGAGGCGGCCCAGGTGGCCAAGGACGCGGGGGCGAGGCGGCTCATCCTCACCCACCTGTCCAGCCGCCATGACACCGACCCCGGACGGCTGCTCACGCAGGCGCGTGAGGCGTTCAAGGGGCCGGTGGAGGTGGCCTTCGACGGCCTCACCGTGGAGCTGCCGCTGCGCGACTGA
- a CDS encoding DUF2293 domain-containing protein — protein sequence MPDSLTVGPTADPRRVKAQDGRLLTVPDGWALLPPGDAGLTRRVKAAGPSWTVVEKVGRKLFSRGVWAPEAHIVHARAALDDERATPAYAKKLAQGRERRAKEQAEYEVDFANAVLRFLAFSPAWLPHAKRLAVMVAGHATPVGSGTVARTERIPIERRAEAAVIAWMRHQTTGYDDMRIQRVKGARREVRRELAEVSRAILDLHRRDAPHAPPACPLCSALLRPPPTRPSDS from the coding sequence ATGCCTGATTCCCTGACGGTCGGCCCCACGGCCGACCCCCGCCGAGTGAAAGCCCAGGACGGCCGCCTGCTCACCGTTCCTGACGGCTGGGCCCTCCTCCCCCCCGGCGATGCCGGCCTCACCCGCCGCGTGAAGGCCGCCGGCCCCTCCTGGACCGTGGTGGAGAAGGTGGGCCGCAAGCTCTTCTCCCGGGGCGTGTGGGCGCCGGAGGCCCACATCGTCCACGCCCGCGCCGCCCTGGACGACGAGCGCGCCACCCCCGCCTACGCCAAGAAGCTGGCCCAGGGCCGCGAGCGCCGCGCCAAGGAGCAGGCCGAGTACGAGGTCGACTTCGCCAACGCCGTCCTGCGCTTCCTCGCCTTCAGCCCCGCGTGGCTCCCCCACGCCAAGCGTCTGGCCGTGATGGTCGCCGGCCACGCCACCCCCGTGGGCAGCGGCACCGTCGCCCGCACGGAGCGCATCCCCATTGAGAGGCGCGCGGAGGCCGCCGTCATCGCCTGGATGCGCCACCAGACCACCGGCTACGACGACATGCGCATCCAGCGCGTGAAGGGCGCCCGCCGCGAGGTGCGCCGCGAACTGGCGGAGGTGTCCCGCGCCATCCTGGACCTGCACCGCCGGGACGCCCCCCACGCCCCGCCCGCGTGTCCGCTCTGCTCCGCCCTCCTGCGCCCCCCGCCGACACGCCCCTCGGATTCCTGA
- a CDS encoding TetR/AcrR family transcriptional regulator — protein MPRPADPKARSALIASARAEFAKRGVKGARISDITAASGLSKGAFYLHFPSKEALFAALVQEFLEALEVLATKRMSCMDRFRADHSGLPGPGDVATRSERYRDFLRMEAELDVEMLELMWEQRELVTALIVGSQGTAFESVMWDVVDREVERIAGEFHHLRGQHPDTPDVDPSLFGSFIVGTYLLLARRMGRLTQKPDLATWAVGLQRLMHEGSLPREAVPATPAAVARPSSPPSTRRRQARADHPHRPPRKRP, from the coding sequence ATGCCCCGCCCCGCCGACCCCAAAGCCCGCAGCGCGCTCATCGCGTCCGCGCGGGCGGAGTTCGCGAAGCGGGGCGTGAAGGGCGCGCGCATCAGCGACATCACCGCCGCCAGCGGCCTGTCCAAGGGCGCCTTCTACCTGCACTTCCCCTCGAAGGAGGCCCTCTTCGCGGCGCTGGTGCAGGAGTTCCTGGAGGCGCTGGAGGTCCTGGCCACGAAGCGCATGTCCTGCATGGACCGCTTCCGCGCCGACCACAGCGGCCTGCCGGGCCCCGGGGACGTCGCCACGCGCTCGGAGCGCTACCGCGACTTCCTGCGGATGGAGGCCGAGCTCGACGTGGAGATGCTGGAGCTCATGTGGGAGCAGCGTGAGCTCGTCACGGCGCTCATCGTGGGCAGCCAGGGCACCGCCTTCGAGTCCGTCATGTGGGACGTGGTGGACCGCGAGGTGGAGCGCATCGCCGGGGAGTTCCACCACCTGCGCGGCCAGCATCCGGACACCCCGGACGTGGACCCCAGCCTCTTCGGCTCCTTCATCGTGGGCACCTATCTGCTGCTGGCCCGGCGCATGGGGCGGCTGACGCAGAAGCCGGACCTGGCCACCTGGGCCGTGGGCCTCCAACGTCTCATGCACGAAGGCTCGCTGCCCCGCGAGGCCGTGCCCGCGACGCCCGCCGCCGTCGCCCGTCCTTCTTCACCGCCTTCCACGCGCCGGCGCCAAGCCCGCGCGGACCACCCGCACCGCCCGCCAAGGAAACGCCCGTGA
- a CDS encoding efflux RND transporter periplasmic adaptor subunit, with translation MKPSTKPSASRAFTALGMAAALALSGCDKADAASAPPATAAPGQDKPAPAVKVVSARGVQASQSEEVTGTLYPAQGLQVGFEVGGRLESVRAQKGQAVKKGDTLAQLNSEIVDAQVAGAEAAVAAAEAGASIAKDAAERTEKLSTGGGVSDQQHKNAVAAAAQAQAQVMAAKAQLAQARAARRRHDLKAPFAGTLIESPDQTGATVGPGSALFTLEQLDTLIFRTTVAEGARALLKPGTKVRVAALGNGASTDEAVVRTILPSADPTTRRIPVEIAVPNADGRFVAHTLARAMLKLGETQDAQALPTTALSSSNGDHVMVVSDGSLQRVDVQVLERRDREVVVRAATVLQQVVDFPTPSLTPGTRVSVK, from the coding sequence GTGAAACCATCCACGAAGCCCTCCGCCTCCCGCGCCTTCACCGCCCTGGGGATGGCCGCCGCGCTCGCGCTCTCCGGTTGTGACAAGGCGGATGCCGCGTCCGCGCCGCCCGCCACCGCGGCCCCCGGCCAGGACAAGCCGGCGCCGGCCGTGAAGGTCGTCTCCGCGCGCGGCGTGCAGGCCTCGCAGTCGGAGGAGGTGACGGGCACGCTGTACCCCGCCCAGGGCCTCCAGGTCGGCTTCGAGGTGGGCGGCCGCCTGGAGTCGGTGCGCGCCCAGAAGGGCCAGGCCGTGAAGAAGGGCGACACGCTCGCCCAGCTCAACTCCGAAATCGTGGACGCGCAGGTGGCTGGCGCGGAGGCCGCCGTCGCCGCCGCGGAGGCCGGCGCCTCCATCGCGAAGGACGCCGCCGAGCGCACGGAGAAGCTCAGCACCGGCGGTGGCGTCAGCGACCAGCAGCACAAGAACGCCGTGGCCGCCGCCGCGCAGGCCCAGGCGCAGGTGATGGCCGCGAAGGCGCAGCTCGCGCAGGCCCGCGCGGCGCGCCGCCGGCATGACCTGAAGGCGCCCTTCGCGGGCACGCTGATTGAATCCCCGGACCAGACGGGCGCCACGGTGGGGCCGGGCTCGGCCCTCTTCACGCTGGAGCAGCTGGACACGCTCATCTTCCGCACCACCGTGGCGGAAGGGGCGCGCGCGCTGCTCAAGCCCGGCACGAAGGTGCGCGTGGCGGCGCTGGGCAACGGCGCGTCCACCGACGAGGCCGTGGTGCGCACCATCCTGCCCTCCGCGGACCCCACCACCCGCCGCATCCCGGTGGAGATCGCCGTGCCCAACGCGGACGGCCGCTTCGTGGCCCACACCCTGGCGCGCGCCATGCTGAAGCTGGGGGAGACGCAGGACGCGCAGGCCCTGCCCACCACGGCGCTGTCCTCCTCCAACGGGGACCACGTCATGGTCGTCAGCGACGGCTCGCTCCAGCGCGTGGACGTGCAGGTGCTGGAGCGCCGCGACCGCGAGGTGGTGGTGCGCGCCGCGACCGTCCTCCAGCAGGTGGTGGACTTCCCCACGCCCTCCCTGACCCCCGGCACCCGCGTCTCCGTGAAGTAG
- a CDS encoding efflux RND transporter permease subunit, with product MILSDVSIRRPVFTAMVSLLLIVLGVMGLKRLGTDLYPDVSFPVVVVNTLYKGAGPGEIETQVIKPLEDAVAGISGVDKIHSFSRENVGTVVVSFTLGTALDTAVQDVRDKVGQAVNKLPTDADAPIVSRVDLSAAPILTYAISADMRSQALRKLLDDRIKPALAQLAGVAEVRITGGDTREIQVDIDLDKARAVGIAPSQVSQRIAMENLNLPAGRLQLGPNELTVRAMGEFISVEDLRKLPIARSSTGAQVRLEEVATVTDGVAERRTTARLNARDAVVLELVKQPGSNTVSVSDAVKKTLAEMGPVVGQGFQATLLIDQSDLIRANTHEVWIALIFGGLMAVLIILMFLLDPRGTFISALALPTSVIGTFFVMYVLGYSLNQMTLLSLSLAIGLLIDDAVVVREAITHRLEQGEDPMSAASNGTKDVGLAVLATTLALVAVFIPVAFMPGIVGQFFKQFGITISVAVLISLFISFTLDPMLSARFAKAHKPGEQRHEPAVFRALRRFLEATESTYARILGWVLRHKWTTAGLTVLALVLSFGAASRLGVEFMSAEDRSQLIVELQLPDSANLAQTTERAAEAEVLLKKIPEVTDIYTTVGPNGDVYKARMRVLTVGKDKRTKSIGTLKEEARALLVPNLVSTAITLSDPPSIEGLGDWFPIMVRVVGPDLKRVNEEAERVASILRTLGTSDVRVDSNPAKPELQIQIDRARAADMDLSAGSLAAQLRLAIDGDVTAKLREGTDETDIRVRLREQDRATPERVRQLMIATPKGLHQVTDVAEVSLKDGPSVIEHENRERQVAVVSQLAKGAALGDVATKLKAAIAEKPLPPGYAIVYDGQMKSLDEQNDAFGIAFGLAFVFIYMVLASQFESFKHPFTIMVSLPLALVGALLGLVVTNYHVSMGAMIGVILLMGLVTKNAILLIDGALHHLREGDSVDEALLKAGPRRLRPILMTSAAMAIGMVPTAVGTGIGSEFRAPMAISVIGGVITSTFLTLLVVPVVFAAMEKLSFRKKQPRAQGPHSAHPVDAAAAHDRAA from the coding sequence ATGATTCTCAGTGACGTTTCCATTCGACGGCCGGTGTTCACGGCCATGGTGTCCCTGCTGCTCATCGTGCTGGGCGTGATGGGCCTCAAGCGCCTGGGCACCGACCTCTACCCGGACGTCAGCTTCCCCGTGGTGGTGGTCAACACCCTCTACAAAGGCGCGGGCCCGGGCGAAATCGAGACCCAGGTCATCAAGCCCCTGGAGGACGCGGTCGCCGGCATCAGCGGCGTGGATAAAATCCACTCCTTCAGCCGTGAGAACGTGGGCACCGTGGTGGTGTCCTTCACGCTGGGCACCGCCCTGGACACCGCCGTCCAGGACGTGCGCGACAAGGTGGGCCAGGCCGTCAACAAGCTGCCCACGGACGCGGACGCGCCCATCGTCAGCCGCGTGGACCTGTCCGCCGCGCCCATCCTCACCTACGCCATCTCCGCGGACATGCGGTCCCAGGCGCTGCGCAAGCTGCTGGATGACCGCATCAAGCCCGCGCTCGCGCAGCTGGCCGGCGTGGCGGAGGTGCGCATCACCGGCGGTGACACGCGTGAAATCCAGGTCGACATCGACCTGGACAAGGCCCGCGCGGTGGGTATCGCGCCGTCGCAGGTGTCCCAGCGCATCGCCATGGAGAACCTCAACCTGCCCGCGGGCCGTCTGCAATTGGGGCCCAACGAGCTGACCGTGCGCGCCATGGGCGAGTTCATCAGCGTGGAGGACCTGCGCAAGCTGCCCATCGCCCGCAGCAGTACCGGCGCGCAGGTGCGCCTGGAGGAAGTCGCCACCGTCACGGACGGCGTCGCCGAGCGCCGCACCACCGCGCGCCTCAACGCCCGCGACGCCGTGGTGCTCGAGCTCGTGAAGCAGCCGGGCTCCAACACCGTGAGCGTCAGCGACGCGGTGAAGAAGACGCTCGCGGAGATGGGGCCGGTGGTGGGGCAGGGCTTCCAGGCCACGCTCCTCATCGACCAGTCGGACCTCATCCGCGCCAACACCCACGAGGTGTGGATCGCCCTCATCTTCGGCGGACTGATGGCGGTCCTCATCATCCTGATGTTCCTGTTGGACCCGCGCGGCACGTTCATCTCCGCGCTCGCGCTTCCCACGTCCGTCATCGGCACGTTCTTCGTGATGTACGTGCTGGGCTACTCGCTCAACCAGATGACGCTGCTGTCGCTGTCGCTGGCCATCGGTCTGCTCATCGACGACGCGGTGGTGGTCCGTGAGGCCATCACCCACCGCCTGGAGCAGGGCGAGGACCCGATGAGCGCCGCGTCCAACGGCACCAAGGACGTGGGTCTGGCGGTGCTCGCCACGACGCTGGCCCTGGTGGCGGTGTTCATCCCCGTGGCCTTCATGCCCGGCATCGTGGGTCAGTTCTTCAAGCAGTTCGGCATCACCATCTCCGTGGCGGTGCTCATCTCGCTGTTCATCTCCTTCACGCTGGACCCCATGCTGTCCGCGCGCTTCGCCAAGGCGCACAAGCCGGGGGAGCAGCGGCACGAGCCCGCCGTCTTCCGCGCGCTGCGCCGCTTCCTGGAGGCCACGGAGTCCACCTACGCCCGCATCCTGGGCTGGGTGCTGCGCCACAAGTGGACCACCGCCGGCCTCACCGTGCTGGCGCTGGTCCTGTCCTTCGGCGCCGCCAGCCGCCTGGGCGTGGAGTTCATGAGCGCGGAGGACCGCTCGCAGCTCATCGTCGAATTGCAGCTGCCGGACTCCGCCAACCTGGCGCAGACGACGGAGCGCGCCGCGGAAGCGGAGGTCCTCCTCAAGAAGATCCCCGAGGTCACGGACATCTACACGACGGTCGGTCCCAACGGAGACGTCTACAAGGCGCGCATGCGCGTGCTCACGGTGGGCAAGGATAAGCGCACCAAGAGCATCGGCACCCTCAAGGAGGAGGCCCGCGCGCTGCTGGTCCCCAACCTGGTCTCCACCGCCATCACCCTGTCGGACCCGCCGTCCATCGAAGGCCTGGGTGACTGGTTCCCCATCATGGTGCGCGTGGTGGGCCCGGACCTGAAGCGCGTCAACGAGGAGGCCGAGCGCGTCGCCAGCATCCTGCGCACCCTGGGCACCTCCGACGTGCGCGTGGACTCCAACCCGGCCAAGCCGGAGCTCCAGATTCAAATCGACCGCGCGCGCGCCGCGGACATGGACCTGTCCGCCGGGTCACTCGCCGCGCAGCTGCGGCTCGCCATCGACGGTGACGTGACGGCCAAGCTGCGCGAGGGCACGGATGAGACGGACATCCGCGTGCGCCTGCGCGAGCAGGACCGCGCCACGCCGGAGCGCGTGCGCCAGCTGATGATCGCCACGCCCAAGGGCCTGCACCAGGTGACGGACGTGGCGGAGGTGTCGCTCAAGGACGGCCCCAGCGTCATCGAGCACGAGAACCGCGAGCGCCAGGTGGCCGTCGTGTCCCAGCTGGCCAAGGGCGCCGCGCTGGGTGACGTGGCCACGAAGCTCAAGGCCGCCATCGCGGAGAAGCCGCTGCCGCCCGGCTACGCCATCGTCTACGACGGCCAGATGAAGAGCCTGGATGAGCAGAACGACGCGTTCGGCATCGCGTTCGGTCTGGCCTTCGTCTTCATCTACATGGTGCTCGCCAGCCAGTTCGAGTCCTTCAAGCACCCCTTCACCATCATGGTGTCGCTGCCGCTGGCGCTCGTGGGCGCGCTCCTGGGACTCGTCGTCACGAACTACCACGTCAGCATGGGCGCGATGATTGGCGTCATCCTGCTGATGGGCCTGGTGACGAAGAACGCCATCCTCCTCATCGACGGCGCGCTCCATCACCTGCGCGAGGGCGACTCCGTGGACGAGGCCCTGCTCAAGGCCGGCCCCCGCCGCCTGCGCCCCATCCTCATGACGAGCGCGGCCATGGCCATTGGCATGGTGCCCACCGCCGTGGGCACCGGCATCGGCTCCGAGTTCCGCGCCCCCATGGCCATCTCCGTCATCGGCGGCGTCATCACCTCCACCTTCCTCACGTTGCTGGTGGTGCCGGTGGTGTTCGCGGCGATGGAGAAGCTGTCCTTCCGCAAGAAGCAGCCCCGCGCGCAGGGACCGCACTCCGCGCACCCCGTGGACGCGGCCGCGGCGCACGACCGCGCGGCCTGA
- a CDS encoding cold-shock protein, protein MATGTVKWFNDAKGFGFLTQDGGGEDVFCHHSAINMDGFRTLQEGQKVEFEVTRGPKGLQAQNVRSVG, encoded by the coding sequence ATGGCTACTGGTACGGTGAAGTGGTTCAACGATGCGAAGGGCTTTGGCTTCCTCACTCAGGACGGCGGTGGTGAGGACGTGTTCTGCCACCACAGCGCCATCAACATGGACGGCTTCCGCACTCTCCAGGAAGGTCAGAAGGTGGAGTTCGAGGTGACGCGCGGCCCCAAGGGCCTGCAGGCGCAGAACGTCCGCTCAGTGGGTTGA
- a CDS encoding type 2 periplasmic-binding domain-containing protein — MKTMTWVMSAAVIAMSAVGCGGESGATMGGTKSVAQGLGPNLEFYGSDTLKAALIAADGAAGAGLNVQGKGSGVGEGCLRGGSAGFCGAGQQALAPMSRDMKTPCLTGEKSNIIALDAVNAFVNSANTLTNITMADLQKTFFATNASNVAIPGSCTSTLTKYRRDDLSGTTDTFKSLVGGGSFCPGVIVVADGSLPAACTSTAGVSAGANASATACIGYLTATDSNAIGYSGDSAKRTGNKALSVNSIAPSVDNVRKFLTDKANAYPLARALFLNESTTNMRSDEEAIIYDWVYGSGKAQFENILVTQGFISCNTSGALKCGGVNNDGRGAGVCN, encoded by the coding sequence ATGAAGACGATGACGTGGGTGATGTCCGCCGCGGTGATCGCGATGTCGGCAGTGGGTTGCGGTGGCGAGTCCGGCGCCACCATGGGGGGCACGAAGTCGGTGGCGCAGGGGCTGGGCCCCAACCTGGAGTTCTACGGTTCGGACACGCTGAAGGCGGCGCTGATCGCCGCGGACGGCGCGGCGGGGGCGGGCCTGAACGTCCAGGGCAAGGGCTCTGGCGTCGGCGAGGGCTGTCTGCGCGGCGGCTCGGCCGGCTTCTGCGGCGCCGGCCAGCAGGCGCTCGCGCCCATGTCGCGCGACATGAAGACCCCGTGCCTCACGGGTGAGAAGAGCAACATCATCGCCCTGGACGCGGTGAACGCGTTCGTGAACAGCGCCAACACGCTGACCAACATCACCATGGCGGACCTGCAGAAGACGTTCTTCGCCACGAACGCCTCGAACGTGGCCATCCCGGGCTCCTGCACCAGCACCCTCACGAAGTACCGCCGTGACGACCTGTCCGGCACCACGGACACCTTCAAGTCGCTGGTGGGCGGCGGCTCCTTCTGCCCGGGCGTCATCGTCGTCGCCGACGGCTCCCTGCCGGCGGCCTGCACCAGCACCGCGGGCGTCAGCGCCGGCGCCAACGCGAGCGCCACGGCGTGCATCGGCTACCTGACCGCGACCGACTCCAACGCCATCGGCTACTCGGGTGACTCCGCGAAGCGCACGGGCAACAAGGCGCTGAGCGTCAACAGCATCGCCCCGTCGGTGGACAACGTCCGCAAGTTCCTCACGGACAAGGCCAATGCCTACCCGCTGGCCCGCGCGCTGTTCCTCAACGAGAGCACCACCAACATGCGCTCGGACGAAGAGGCCATCATCTATGACTGGGTCTACGGCTCCGGCAAGGCCCAGTTCGAGAACATCCTGGTGACCCAGGGCTTCATCTCCTGCAACACGTCCGGCGCGCTGAAGTGCGGCGGCGTGAACAACGACGGCCGCGGCGCCGGCGTCTGCAACTGA